Proteins co-encoded in one Streptomyces sp. JH34 genomic window:
- a CDS encoding bifunctional (p)ppGpp synthetase/guanosine-3',5'-bis(diphosphate) 3'-pyrophosphohydrolase: MPDEAQPVAAPQPDRPAAASATPGGTQPDGPGTSGSPGEHTQGPDQAPAPQPPAAPAPATTAKPTPPPGTKAAPSSGTKPTPQEKPGSGPSAQKPPAPAPAAKPPARPSATPPAAPARSGGSSSRVRARLARLGVQRSSPYNPVLEPLLRTVRGNDPKIESSTLRQIERAYQVAERWHRGQKRKSGDPYITHPLAVTTILAELGMDPATLMAGLLHDTVEDTEYGLDTLRKDFGDQVALLVDGVTKLDKVKFGEAAQAETVRKMVVAMAKDPRVLVIKLADRLHNMRTMRYLKREKQEKKARETLEIYAPLAHRLGMNTIKWELEDLAFAILYPKMYDEIVRLVAERAPKRDEYLAIVTDEVQADLRAARIKATVTGRPKHYYSVYQKMIVRGRDFAEIYDLVGIRVLVDTVRDCYAALGTVHARWNPVPGRFKDYIAMPKFNMYQSLHTTVIGPSGKPVELQIRTFDMHRRAEYGIAAHWKYKQEAVAGASKVRTDVPKHAGGRGQDTVNDMAWLRQLLDWQKETEDPSEFLESLRFDLSRNEVFVFTPKGDVIALPAGATPVDFAYAVHTEVGHRTIGARVNGRLVPLESTLDNGDLVEVFTSKAAGAGPSRDWLQFVKSPRARNKIRAWFSKERRDEAIEQGKDSIARAMRKQNLPIQRILTGDSLVTLAHEMRYPDISSLYAAIGEGHVAAAGVVQKLVQALGGEDAANEDLAESSPPSHGRSKRRAKADPGVVVKGVEDVWVKLARCCTPVPGDPIIGFVTRGSGVSVHRADCVNVDSLSQQPERILDVEWAPTQSSVFLVAIQVEALDRSRLLSDVTRVLSDQHVNILSAAVQTSRDRVATSRFTFEMGDPKHLGHVLKAVRGVEGVYDVYRVTSARRP, translated from the coding sequence TTGCCAGACGAGGCCCAGCCAGTCGCCGCCCCGCAGCCCGATAGGCCCGCGGCGGCCTCCGCCACGCCCGGGGGAACGCAGCCCGACGGGCCCGGCACCTCCGGGTCCCCCGGCGAGCACACGCAGGGCCCCGACCAGGCTCCGGCCCCCCAGCCGCCCGCCGCCCCTGCCCCGGCCACGACGGCGAAGCCGACGCCCCCTCCCGGCACGAAGGCCGCACCGTCCTCCGGGACGAAGCCCACGCCCCAGGAGAAGCCCGGCTCCGGCCCCTCGGCGCAGAAGCCCCCGGCCCCGGCCCCCGCCGCGAAGCCCCCGGCCAGGCCCTCCGCCACCCCGCCCGCCGCGCCCGCGCGCTCCGGCGGCTCCTCCAGCAGGGTCCGTGCCCGCCTCGCCCGACTGGGCGTACAGCGCTCCAGCCCGTACAACCCGGTACTCGAACCCCTCCTGCGCACCGTCCGCGGCAACGACCCCAAGATCGAGTCCTCGACCCTGCGCCAGATCGAGCGCGCCTACCAGGTCGCCGAGCGCTGGCACCGCGGTCAGAAGCGCAAGAGCGGCGATCCGTACATCACCCACCCGCTGGCCGTCACCACCATCCTCGCCGAGCTCGGCATGGACCCGGCGACGCTGATGGCCGGGCTGCTCCACGACACGGTCGAGGACACCGAGTACGGCCTGGACACCCTGCGCAAGGACTTCGGCGACCAGGTCGCGCTCCTCGTCGACGGCGTCACCAAGCTCGACAAGGTCAAGTTCGGCGAGGCCGCCCAGGCGGAGACCGTGCGCAAGATGGTCGTCGCCATGGCCAAGGACCCCCGGGTCCTCGTCATCAAGCTCGCCGACCGCCTGCACAACATGCGCACCATGCGCTACCTCAAGCGGGAGAAGCAGGAGAAGAAGGCCCGCGAGACCCTCGAGATCTACGCGCCGCTGGCCCACCGCCTCGGCATGAACACCATCAAGTGGGAGCTGGAGGACCTCGCGTTCGCGATCCTCTACCCCAAGATGTACGACGAGATCGTCCGTCTCGTCGCCGAGCGCGCGCCCAAGCGTGACGAGTACCTCGCCATAGTGACCGACGAGGTGCAGGCCGACCTGCGCGCCGCCCGCATCAAGGCCACCGTCACCGGACGGCCGAAGCACTACTACAGCGTCTACCAGAAGATGATCGTGCGGGGCCGCGACTTCGCCGAGATCTACGACCTGGTGGGCATCAGGGTCCTCGTCGACACGGTCCGCGACTGCTACGCGGCGCTCGGCACCGTCCACGCCCGGTGGAATCCGGTGCCCGGGCGGTTCAAGGACTACATCGCGATGCCCAAGTTCAACATGTACCAGTCGCTGCACACCACGGTGATCGGTCCCAGCGGCAAGCCCGTCGAGCTCCAGATCCGGACCTTCGACATGCACCGCCGCGCCGAGTACGGCATCGCCGCGCACTGGAAGTACAAGCAGGAGGCCGTCGCGGGCGCCTCCAAGGTCCGCACCGACGTCCCCAAGCACGCGGGCGGCCGCGGCCAGGACACGGTCAACGACATGGCGTGGCTGCGCCAGCTCCTGGACTGGCAGAAGGAGACCGAGGACCCCAGCGAGTTCCTGGAGTCCCTGCGCTTCGACCTCTCGCGCAACGAGGTCTTCGTCTTCACTCCGAAGGGCGACGTGATAGCGCTGCCCGCCGGCGCGACGCCGGTCGACTTCGCGTACGCCGTCCACACGGAGGTCGGCCACCGGACCATAGGGGCACGGGTCAACGGACGGCTCGTACCGCTGGAGTCGACGCTCGACAACGGCGACCTGGTGGAGGTCTTCACCTCCAAGGCGGCCGGCGCCGGGCCTTCCCGCGACTGGCTCCAGTTCGTCAAGTCGCCCAGGGCACGCAACAAGATCCGCGCCTGGTTCTCCAAGGAACGGCGCGACGAGGCGATCGAGCAGGGCAAGGACTCCATCGCGCGGGCCATGCGCAAGCAGAATCTGCCGATCCAGCGCATCCTGACCGGCGACTCGCTGGTCACGCTGGCCCACGAGATGCGCTACCCCGACATCTCCTCGCTGTACGCGGCGATCGGCGAAGGGCACGTTGCCGCGGCGGGCGTCGTCCAGAAGCTCGTCCAGGCGCTCGGTGGCGAGGACGCGGCCAACGAGGACCTGGCGGAGAGCTCCCCGCCCTCGCACGGGCGCAGCAAGCGCCGGGCCAAGGCGGATCCCGGAGTCGTGGTCAAGGGTGTCGAGGACGTCTGGGTCAAGCTGGCCCGCTGCTGTACGCCCGTACCCGGCGATCCGATCATCGGGTTCGTCACCCGCGGCAGCGGCGTCTCCGTGCACCGCGCGGACTGCGTCAACGTCGACTCCCTCTCGCAGCAGCCCGAGCGGATCCTCGACGTCGAGTGGGCGCCCACGCAGTCGTCCGTCTTCCTGGTCGCCATCCAGGTGGAGGCGCTCGACCGTTCGCGGCTGCTCTCCGACGTGACCCGCGTGCTGTCCGACCAGCACGTGAACATCCTGTCGGCGGCCGTGCAGACCTCCCGAGACCGGGTGGCCACCTCGCGCTTCACCTTCGAGATGGGCGACCCCAAGCACCTGGGACACGTCCTGAAGGCCGTACGCGGCGTGGAGGGCGTCTACGACGTCTACCGGGTCACCTCGGCACGGCGGCCTTGA
- a CDS encoding ALF repeat-containing protein translates to MRPTRAALTVAATALAPALLLAGPAFAAGPVSSPAPAAVSPAVVVLETPVDEMSDDDVRVALSRILADQDSGRRVIREVNALLDSGTPDEMRAWLETGYRLAQAEDDRVAIVSILNRPGISDALRAAVQEAIDGTPEEMRYFLEYGRYEVDA, encoded by the coding sequence ATGAGACCCACCCGTGCCGCTCTGACCGTCGCAGCAACCGCCCTGGCCCCGGCGCTCCTTCTGGCCGGCCCGGCCTTCGCCGCCGGCCCCGTCTCCTCACCCGCGCCTGCGGCCGTGTCCCCGGCCGTCGTGGTCCTGGAGACCCCGGTGGACGAGATGTCCGACGACGACGTACGCGTCGCCCTCTCCCGCATACTCGCCGACCAGGACTCCGGGAGGAGGGTGATCCGCGAGGTCAACGCGCTCCTCGACTCCGGTACGCCGGACGAGATGCGCGCCTGGCTCGAGACCGGCTACCGCCTCGCCCAGGCCGAGGACGACCGCGTCGCCATCGTCAGCATCCTGAACCGCCCCGGCATAAGTGACGCGCTGCGCGCCGCCGTCCAGGAGGCCATCGACGGCACACCCGAGGAGATGCGCTACTTCCTGGAGTACGGCCGGTACGAGGTCGACGCGTAG
- a CDS encoding DUF349 domain-containing protein codes for MSSDPWGRVDETGTVYVRTAEGEQVVGSWQAGSPEEALAYFERKYEGLVVEIGLLERRVKTTDLSAKDATAAIDHLRQQVDEHHAVGDLAALGKRLDALVATVDSRREERKAQKAKQTDEARQAKEALVVEAEELAQSEQWRSAGERLRALVDTWKGLPRLDRKSDDELWHRFSHARSAFSKRRKAHFAALDAQREDARKVKERLVAEAESLSGSTDWGTTAARYRDLMTEWKAAGRAQREAEDELWNRFRGAQDVFFGARSGVFAERDAEQGENLKLKEELAAEAEKLVPVKDLKAARAAFRSINERWEAIGHVPRDARPKVEGRVQAVERALQEAEESEWRRTNPEARARAEGMTGQLQAAVDKLRTQIDTARASGNNARADKLSRELESRQLLLDQVLKGLEEFGG; via the coding sequence GTGAGCAGCGACCCGTGGGGCCGTGTCGACGAGACGGGCACCGTGTACGTGCGTACGGCCGAGGGCGAGCAGGTCGTCGGATCGTGGCAGGCCGGTTCCCCCGAGGAGGCACTGGCCTATTTCGAGCGCAAGTACGAGGGCCTGGTGGTCGAGATCGGCCTCCTCGAGCGGCGGGTGAAGACCACCGACCTGTCGGCGAAGGACGCCACGGCCGCGATCGATCACCTGCGCCAGCAGGTGGACGAGCACCACGCCGTCGGCGACCTCGCCGCGCTCGGCAAGCGGCTGGACGCGCTCGTCGCGACGGTCGACTCGCGGCGCGAGGAGCGCAAGGCCCAGAAGGCGAAGCAGACCGACGAGGCCCGTCAGGCCAAGGAGGCGCTCGTCGTCGAGGCCGAGGAACTGGCGCAGAGCGAGCAGTGGCGGTCGGCGGGTGAGCGTCTGCGGGCGCTCGTCGACACGTGGAAGGGGCTGCCTCGTCTGGACCGCAAGTCCGACGACGAGCTGTGGCACCGTTTCTCACACGCGCGTTCCGCCTTCTCCAAGCGGCGCAAGGCCCATTTCGCGGCGCTGGACGCCCAGCGTGAGGACGCCCGCAAGGTCAAGGAGAGGCTGGTCGCCGAGGCCGAGTCGCTCTCGGGCTCGACCGACTGGGGTACGACGGCCGCGCGTTACCGCGACCTGATGACCGAGTGGAAGGCGGCGGGCCGCGCCCAGCGCGAGGCCGAGGACGAGCTGTGGAACCGCTTCCGCGGCGCCCAGGACGTCTTCTTCGGTGCCCGCAGCGGTGTCTTCGCCGAACGCGACGCGGAGCAGGGCGAGAACCTCAAGCTCAAGGAGGAACTCGCCGCCGAGGCCGAGAAGCTGGTCCCGGTGAAGGATCTGAAGGCGGCCAGGGCCGCGTTCCGTTCCATCAACGAGCGCTGGGAGGCCATCGGCCACGTCCCGCGTGACGCCCGCCCGAAGGTCGAGGGCCGGGTGCAGGCCGTGGAGCGGGCTCTCCAGGAGGCCGAGGAGTCGGAGTGGCGCCGGACGAACCCGGAGGCGCGGGCACGCGCCGAGGGTATGACCGGTCAGCTCCAGGCGGCCGTCGACAAGCTGCGTACGCAGATCGACACGGCACGCGCCTCGGGCAACAACGCCAGGGCGGACAAGCTCTCCCGGGAGCTCGAGAGCCGTCAGCTTCTGCTGGACCAGGTGCTGAAGGGCCTGGAGGAGTTCGGCGGCTGA
- a CDS encoding peptidylprolyl isomerase: protein MVSSDQRRRQLAREKFERQQQRREEARRRTRRLTVIIASSVAVVAVIGAGAYLSLDGDDTKNSADAAASASPTPSPSESESSAPEPAMEIDKKASYTMSLRTSQGDIGIAMEAAKTPHTTNSFKALADKGYFDNTKCHRLTTEGIFVLQCGDPKGDGTGGPGYTIPDENLTALGKAGADGSVTYPAGTVAMANTGQPGTGGSQFFLVYKDTKLPPSYTPFGTMDDAGLKAVKKVAEAGVAEGAGDGAPKKTVTVEKATVEKD from the coding sequence GTGGTCAGCAGCGATCAGCGGCGACGGCAGCTCGCCCGGGAGAAGTTCGAGCGGCAGCAGCAGCGCCGGGAGGAAGCGCGCCGGAGGACCAGGCGTCTCACGGTGATCATCGCTTCGTCGGTGGCCGTGGTGGCGGTCATCGGGGCGGGCGCGTACCTCTCGCTCGACGGGGACGACACGAAGAACTCCGCGGACGCCGCCGCGAGCGCGAGCCCGACCCCGTCGCCCTCGGAGAGCGAGAGCAGTGCTCCCGAGCCCGCGATGGAGATCGACAAGAAGGCCTCGTACACGATGTCGCTCAGGACGAGCCAGGGCGACATCGGCATCGCGATGGAGGCGGCGAAGACCCCGCACACCACGAACTCGTTCAAGGCCCTGGCGGACAAGGGGTACTTCGACAACACGAAGTGTCACCGGCTGACCACGGAAGGCATCTTCGTCCTCCAGTGCGGCGATCCGAAGGGCGACGGCACGGGTGGCCCCGGCTACACGATCCCGGACGAGAATCTGACCGCGCTGGGCAAGGCGGGCGCCGACGGCTCCGTGACGTACCCCGCGGGCACCGTCGCGATGGCGAACACCGGCCAGCCGGGAACGGGCGGCAGCCAGTTCTTCCTGGTCTACAAGGACACCAAACTGCCGCCCAGCTACACGCCGTTCGGCACGATGGACGACGCGGGTCTGAAGGCCGTCAAGAAGGTCGCCGAGGCGGGTGTCGCCGAGGGGGCGGGTGACGGTGCTCCGAAGAAGACCGTCACGGTCGAGAAGGCGACGGTCGAGAAGGACTGA
- a CDS encoding MBL fold metallo-hydrolase, with protein MLIAGFPAGAWGTNCYLVAPAAGEECVIIDPGHQAAQGVEEALKKHRLKPVAVVLTHGHIDHVASVVPVCGAHDVPAWIHPEDRYMMSDPEKALGRSIGMPLMGELTVGEPDDVRELADGAALKLAGMEFGVAHAPGHTKGSVTFRMPEVADVPQILFSGDLLFAGSVGRTDLPGGDHAELLESLARVCLPLDDSTVVLSGHGPQTTIGRERASNPYLHGLDAPRRGM; from the coding sequence GTGCTCATTGCCGGGTTCCCCGCCGGGGCCTGGGGGACCAACTGCTATCTGGTCGCCCCCGCCGCAGGCGAGGAGTGCGTGATCATCGACCCGGGCCACCAGGCCGCCCAGGGCGTCGAGGAAGCGCTGAAGAAGCATCGGCTCAAGCCCGTCGCCGTCGTCCTCACCCATGGCCACATCGACCACGTCGCCTCGGTGGTCCCCGTGTGCGGAGCCCATGACGTCCCCGCCTGGATCCACCCCGAGGACCGCTACATGATGAGCGACCCCGAGAAGGCGCTGGGACGCTCCATCGGGATGCCGCTGATGGGCGAGCTGACCGTCGGCGAGCCGGACGACGTGAGGGAACTGGCCGACGGCGCGGCGCTGAAGCTGGCGGGCATGGAGTTCGGCGTCGCGCACGCACCGGGCCATACGAAGGGGTCGGTGACGTTCCGGATGCCCGAGGTCGCGGACGTGCCGCAGATCCTCTTCTCGGGCGACCTGCTCTTCGCCGGCTCCGTCGGACGCACCGACCTGCCCGGCGGCGACCACGCCGAGCTGCTCGAGTCCCTGGCCCGTGTGTGCCTGCCGCTCGACGACTCGACCGTGGTGCTGTCCGGCCACGGCCCCCAGACGACCATCGGCCGCGAGCGCGCCTCCAATCCGTACCTGCACGGACTGGACGCGCCCCGCCGAGGAATGTGA
- the hisS gene encoding histidine--tRNA ligase: protein MSTFQAPKGTYDLTPPRSAKFLAVREAISSPLKNSGYGYIETPGFEDVALFARGVGESTDIVSKEMYAFETKGGDKLALRPEGTASVLRAALEANLHKAGNLPVKLWYSGSYYRYERPQAGRYRHFSQVGAEAIGTEDPALDAELIILADQAYRSLGLTQFRILLNSLGDKECRPVYREALQTFLRDLDLDEETRRRIEINPLRVLDDKRADVQKQLTGAPMLRDFLCDACKAYHEEVRDLLTAAGVAFEDDEKLVRGLDYYTRTTFEFVHDGLGSQSAVGGGGRYDGLSEMIGGPALPSVGWALGVDRTVLALEAEGIELDIPASTSVYAVPLGEEARRVLFGLVTELRKAGVATDFAFGGRGLKGAMKSANRSGARYTVVAGERDLAEGDVQLKDMESGEQEAVAVGDLVAVIQAKLA, encoded by the coding sequence GTGAGCACCTTCCAGGCCCCCAAGGGCACGTACGACCTGACCCCGCCCCGCTCCGCGAAGTTCCTCGCGGTGCGTGAGGCGATCTCCTCGCCCCTGAAGAACTCCGGCTACGGGTACATCGAGACCCCCGGCTTCGAGGACGTCGCCCTGTTCGCCCGGGGCGTCGGCGAGTCCACCGACATCGTGTCCAAGGAGATGTACGCCTTCGAGACCAAGGGCGGCGACAAGCTCGCGCTGCGTCCCGAGGGCACCGCGTCCGTGCTGCGCGCCGCGCTGGAGGCCAACCTCCACAAGGCCGGCAACCTCCCCGTCAAGCTCTGGTACTCGGGTTCGTACTACCGCTACGAGCGCCCCCAGGCGGGCCGTTACCGCCACTTCTCGCAGGTGGGCGCCGAGGCCATCGGCACGGAGGACCCCGCGCTCGACGCCGAGCTGATCATCCTCGCCGACCAGGCGTACCGGTCGCTCGGCCTCACGCAGTTCCGCATCCTGCTGAACTCGCTGGGCGACAAGGAGTGCCGCCCCGTCTACCGCGAGGCGCTCCAGACGTTCCTGCGGGACCTCGACCTCGACGAGGAGACCCGCCGGCGCATCGAGATCAACCCGCTGCGGGTCCTCGACGACAAGCGGGCCGACGTCCAGAAGCAGCTGACCGGCGCCCCGATGCTCCGCGACTTCCTCTGCGACGCCTGCAAGGCGTACCACGAGGAGGTCCGCGACCTGCTGACGGCGGCGGGCGTCGCGTTCGAGGACGACGAGAAGCTGGTCCGCGGCCTCGACTACTACACCCGCACGACCTTCGAGTTCGTCCACGACGGTCTGGGCTCCCAGTCCGCGGTGGGCGGCGGCGGGCGCTACGACGGCCTCTCCGAGATGATCGGCGGCCCCGCGCTGCCGTCCGTCGGCTGGGCCCTCGGCGTGGACCGCACGGTGCTCGCCCTGGAGGCGGAGGGCATCGAGCTCGACATCCCCGCCTCGACCAGCGTCTACGCGGTGCCGCTCGGCGAGGAGGCGCGGCGCGTGCTCTTCGGCCTCGTCACCGAACTGCGCAAGGCCGGCGTCGCGACGGACTTCGCCTTCGGCGGCCGTGGCCTCAAGGGCGCCATGAAGAGCGCGAACCGCTCCGGCGCCCGCTACACGGT